A single window of Vibrio gazogenes DNA harbors:
- the luxU gene encoding quorum-sensing phosphorelay protein LuxU, producing the protein MNQATISSLSREIGEDNIPVLLDIFLGELENYQATLSESAEQEQLELLKEISHALKSSAASFGADRLCDMAIDIDTRGKQGLLLNTKQEKQNLIKQLRETYTSYMTLVQHES; encoded by the coding sequence ATGAATCAAGCAACGATTTCGTCATTGTCACGGGAAATAGGAGAGGACAATATTCCTGTACTACTGGATATTTTCCTCGGCGAGTTAGAAAACTATCAGGCGACGTTATCGGAAAGTGCAGAGCAAGAACAGCTTGAGCTATTGAAAGAGATCAGCCATGCACTTAAAAGTAGTGCCGCGAGCTTTGGCGCTGATCGTTTATGTGACATGGCGATTGATATTGATACCCGAGGGAAACAAGGGTTACTGCTTAATACCAAACAGGAAAAACAGAATCTAATCAAACAGCTCCGTGAGACATACACATCTTATATGACTTTAGTTCAGCATGAATCTTAG
- a CDS encoding DUF5718 family protein, giving the protein MNNFEDAVVLGIAGNFAGHLQQAGEASDFALYGDVNANKPQALFPIYVPRIEHPYLSAYPLSANTTKLPNDILNLQIEPELALICDVTYEDSQVSQLTPTHFGAFNDCSIRRPDANKISEKKNWGAASKGLATQLIALEQLTPNSDIDRFRIASFHKRGEQLFAYGEDCAVHEYSYFYNNLLEWIRDRMNHQVDRGPMENIHALLKQANFPRQLVVAVGATRYTDYGEQHFLERGDESIVVVYDSSLYQPHDVFGMVQKAQLGSIGLSYVCQRVV; this is encoded by the coding sequence ATGAATAATTTTGAAGATGCGGTGGTCTTAGGCATTGCGGGAAACTTCGCCGGTCACTTACAGCAAGCAGGCGAGGCTAGTGATTTTGCCCTCTACGGTGATGTGAACGCCAACAAACCCCAAGCATTGTTTCCCATTTATGTGCCTCGTATTGAACATCCGTATTTGTCTGCTTATCCATTAAGTGCGAACACGACCAAATTGCCCAATGACATCCTGAACTTACAAATTGAGCCAGAGCTGGCGCTGATCTGTGATGTTACTTATGAAGATAGTCAAGTCTCGCAGCTAACGCCTACGCATTTTGGCGCATTTAATGATTGTTCGATACGACGCCCGGACGCGAACAAAATCAGTGAAAAGAAAAACTGGGGCGCAGCATCAAAAGGCTTGGCGACTCAACTGATTGCGTTGGAGCAACTCACACCGAATAGTGATATCGACAGATTTAGAATCGCGAGTTTTCACAAGAGAGGGGAGCAACTGTTCGCTTATGGTGAAGATTGCGCGGTACACGAATACTCCTATTTCTATAATAATCTGTTGGAGTGGATTCGTGACCGGATGAACCATCAAGTAGACCGTGGTCCGATGGAAAATATTCATGCACTGCTTAAGCAAGCAAACTTTCCTCGTCAGTTAGTGGTAGCAGTGGGAGCAACGCGTTACACCGATTATGGTGAACAACACTTTTTGGAAAGAGGTGATGAAAGCATTGTTGTTGTGTATGACAGTAGCCTATACCAACCACACGATGTTTTCGGCATGGTACAGAAGGCGCAACTGGGTTCTATTGGTTTATCTTACGTTTGCCAAAGAGTTGTTTAA
- the rsxA gene encoding electron transport complex subunit RsxA: MTEYLLLLIGTVLVNNFVLVKFLGLCPFMGVSKKLETAIGMGLATTFVLTLASVCSYLVENYILTPLGIDYLRTMSFILVIAVVVQFTELVVHKTSPTLYRLLGIFLPLITTNCAVLGVALLNINENHNFIESVIYGFGAAVGFSLVLILFASMRERINVSDVPTPFKGASIAMITAGLMSLAFMGFTGLVKL; encoded by the coding sequence ATGACCGAATACCTTTTGTTGCTCATCGGCACTGTACTGGTAAATAACTTCGTACTGGTTAAATTTTTGGGCTTATGCCCGTTTATGGGTGTGTCAAAAAAACTGGAAACAGCAATCGGCATGGGTTTGGCAACAACCTTTGTGCTGACTCTGGCGTCGGTTTGTTCCTACTTAGTCGAAAATTATATTCTTACACCATTGGGAATCGACTACCTACGCACGATGAGTTTCATTCTGGTGATAGCGGTGGTCGTTCAGTTTACAGAGTTAGTTGTGCATAAAACTAGCCCGACACTTTACCGTCTGTTAGGTATCTTTTTACCTTTAATTACGACCAACTGCGCAGTATTAGGCGTTGCCTTACTCAACATCAACGAAAATCACAACTTTATCGAGTCGGTCATTTATGGATTCGGCGCGGCGGTCGGCTTCTCTCTGGTCTTGATCCTGTTTGCATCAATGCGTGAGCGAATCAATGTCTCTGATGTCCCAACGCCATTCAAAGGGGCATCCATCGCTATGATTACCGCAGGATTGATGTCGCTTGCTTTCATGGGCTTTACTGGACTGGTTAAACTGTAA
- the alsS gene encoding acetolactate synthase AlsS: protein MQTKPSTRNGAQLIAQQLESLGIKYIFGIPGAKIDRLFDAIEDTNIQMVPVRHEANGAFMAGVVGRLTGKAGVTMVTSGPGCGNLVSGVATANSEGDPLIAIGGAVKRADQQKQTHQSMDTVSIFRSITKFSAEVQHVDAASEIVANAFRIAESGRPGACFLSLPQDILSEQTQTDIIIPSACVQPGCADITAIEEAAHRIDKAKRCVVLLGLHASRRENAASIARFLQKTYLPVVGTYQAAGTVDINYYHHFAGRVGLFNNQPGDVLLRDADLILTIGFSPIEYDPELWNSKRCPVIHLDIEPAEYQLNYQPCVEIVGNIAQSLDQMANRISDYARLSPMALSVLEDVAQQRQIIKAYPNVYHQQGFHPLTLIKAMQSIIAPDTTLCLDMGSFHIWIARYLSCFRARQMLVSNGQQTMGVALPWAIGASLLNPGSKVVSVSGDGGFMQSSMELETAVRMKCNILHIIWVDNAYNMVEMQELKKYQRFSGVKFGPVDFKAYAESFGAKGFAVTNPHELVTTLKQAMDVEGPSVLAIPVDYSDNYKLMMPRTEKNQDPVFTTHHLEGEIA from the coding sequence ATGCAAACTAAACCTTCAACCAGAAATGGCGCTCAGTTGATTGCTCAACAACTGGAGTCCCTCGGTATCAAGTATATTTTCGGGATTCCCGGTGCAAAAATCGATCGGCTGTTTGATGCAATTGAAGATACCAACATTCAGATGGTTCCGGTCCGCCACGAAGCCAACGGCGCCTTTATGGCGGGTGTCGTCGGCCGACTCACCGGTAAAGCCGGTGTAACAATGGTGACCTCCGGTCCCGGCTGCGGCAATTTAGTCTCCGGTGTTGCCACCGCAAATTCAGAAGGCGATCCACTGATTGCCATTGGTGGCGCAGTCAAGCGCGCTGACCAACAGAAACAAACCCACCAAAGCATGGATACGGTCAGTATTTTCCGGTCAATTACGAAGTTCAGTGCAGAAGTTCAACATGTAGACGCTGCCAGTGAAATTGTCGCAAATGCATTCCGCATTGCTGAATCAGGCCGCCCCGGCGCTTGTTTCCTCAGTCTGCCTCAGGATATTTTGTCCGAACAGACGCAGACCGATATAATTATTCCTTCTGCGTGCGTTCAACCTGGTTGTGCTGATATAACTGCGATTGAAGAAGCGGCTCATCGAATCGATAAAGCCAAACGCTGTGTCGTCTTGCTCGGCCTGCACGCCAGCCGCAGAGAAAACGCAGCTTCCATTGCACGTTTTCTGCAAAAAACGTATTTACCGGTTGTCGGAACCTATCAGGCTGCGGGCACCGTTGATATCAATTACTACCATCACTTTGCCGGTCGCGTTGGTTTGTTCAACAATCAGCCCGGTGACGTTTTGCTACGCGATGCGGATCTCATCCTGACCATCGGCTTTAGCCCGATAGAATATGACCCCGAGTTATGGAACAGTAAACGCTGCCCGGTGATCCATCTTGATATTGAACCGGCCGAGTATCAGCTCAACTACCAACCATGCGTGGAAATCGTCGGCAACATCGCCCAGTCATTGGATCAGATGGCGAATCGTATCTCTGACTATGCTCGCCTCTCTCCGATGGCGCTGTCAGTATTGGAAGATGTCGCTCAGCAACGCCAGATCATCAAAGCTTATCCCAATGTATACCACCAGCAAGGGTTTCATCCACTAACACTGATCAAAGCGATGCAATCAATCATCGCCCCCGATACGACTCTCTGTCTCGACATGGGCAGTTTCCACATCTGGATTGCCCGATACTTGAGTTGTTTCCGCGCGCGTCAGATGCTGGTCTCCAACGGACAACAAACCATGGGCGTCGCACTGCCATGGGCGATTGGCGCCAGTTTGCTCAACCCCGGCAGTAAAGTGGTTTCCGTTTCAGGAGATGGCGGCTTCATGCAATCAAGTATGGAACTGGAAACCGCTGTTAGGATGAAATGCAACATACTTCATATTATTTGGGTCGATAACGCCTACAATATGGTTGAGATGCAGGAACTGAAAAAATACCAGCGCTTCTCTGGCGTGAAATTCGGCCCGGTCGATTTCAAAGCGTATGCCGAATCATTCGGTGCCAAAGGATTCGCGGTGACCAATCCACATGAACTGGTGACCACGCTGAAACAAGCGATGGACGTTGAAGGCCCATCGGTCTTAGCCATCCCTGTCGATTACAGCGATAACTATAAACTGATGATGCCACGCACAGAGAAGAACCAAGATCCCGTTTTTACGACTCATCATTTGGAAGGAGAAATTGCATGA
- the budA gene encoding acetolactate decarboxylase, translating into MRRFYNPQCDCSLDIAKEFAEYHHVTNDGEIFQTSLMSALIAGVYEGSTTVEQLLEHGDFGLGTFNQLDGELIAFDKNVFQLKSDGSANPADMAQRTPFAVMTFFKASIELPLTSRMSREAVHQLIDDMIPSDNVFCAIRIDGTFDFVRTRTVPKQNRPYRPMLEVVKEQPTFRFAQRKGVIAGFRSPKYTTGINVPGYHEHFITDDHQGGGHIQDYSISSGFLQIGKVSRLVIDTPASTEFLKANLAPEDIRTAIDKAEK; encoded by the coding sequence ATGCGCAGATTCTATAACCCTCAGTGTGACTGTTCGCTCGATATAGCGAAAGAATTTGCTGAATATCATCACGTAACCAATGATGGTGAAATTTTTCAGACGTCGTTGATGAGCGCGTTGATTGCCGGCGTTTACGAAGGCTCAACGACCGTAGAACAGTTACTGGAACACGGCGATTTTGGTTTAGGAACATTCAACCAACTGGATGGCGAGCTCATTGCTTTTGATAAGAATGTTTTTCAGCTCAAATCTGATGGTTCAGCCAATCCAGCAGACATGGCACAAAGAACCCCTTTTGCCGTGATGACTTTTTTCAAAGCAAGTATCGAATTACCACTGACATCACGGATGTCCCGCGAAGCTGTTCATCAACTAATCGATGACATGATCCCAAGTGACAATGTGTTCTGTGCAATACGCATTGATGGCACCTTCGACTTTGTCCGCACCCGCACCGTGCCAAAACAAAACCGCCCCTACCGACCCATGCTTGAGGTCGTCAAAGAACAACCCACATTTCGTTTCGCACAAAGAAAAGGCGTTATCGCCGGATTTCGCAGTCCCAAATACACCACGGGTATCAATGTTCCCGGCTACCACGAACATTTCATAACCGATGATCATCAAGGCGGTGGCCACATTCAAGATTACAGTATTTCATCCGGATTCCTCCAGATCGGCAAAGTGTCGCGATTGGTGATCGACACGCCGGCTTCTACAGAGTTTCTCAAAGCCAATCTGGCTCCGGAAGATATTCGTACCGCCATCGATAAGGCGGAAAAATAA
- the uvrB gene encoding excinuclease ABC subunit UvrB, whose translation MSKAFELVSAYQPSGDQPAAIQQLLEGLDAGLAHQTLLGVTGSGKTFTLANVIAQAQRPTIVLAPNKTLAAQLFGEMKAFFPNNAVEYFVSYYDYYQPEAYVPTTDTFIEKDASVNAHIEQMRLSATKALLERKDAIIVASVSAIYGLGDPDSYLKMMLHLRRGDVVDQRAMLRRLAELQYSRNEVGFERGQFRVRGEVIDIFPAESESEAVRVEMFDDEIEHISLFDPLTGAVIQKDLPRYTVYPKTHYVTPRERILDAIEQIKAELKTRQAYFIEHNKLLEEQRISQRTQFDVEMMNELGFCSGIENYSRYLSGRNEGEPPPTLFDYLPHDGILIIDESHVTVPQIGAMYKGDRSRKETLVEFGFRLPSALDNRPLKFEEFEALAPQTIFVSATPSAYEVDKSGGDIAEQVVRPTGLLDPELEIRPVTTQVDDLLSEIRLRSAQDERVLVTTLTKRMAEDLTEYLQEHHVKVRYLHSDIDTVERVEIIRDLRLGEFDVLVGINLLREGLDMPEVSLVAILDADKEGFLRSERSLIQTIGRAARNLRGKAILYADRVTGSMKRAIDETNRRREKQQRYNEEMGLEPQALRKDVKDILEIGDITKSRQKRKAPQRPLSQVAEPDSEYGSLTPQQLEKEISKLESQMYQYAQNLEFEQAAQKRDEIEKLREQFIINS comes from the coding sequence ATGAGTAAAGCATTTGAACTGGTTTCTGCGTATCAACCTTCCGGAGATCAGCCGGCAGCGATTCAGCAATTATTAGAGGGGTTGGATGCCGGTCTGGCACACCAGACATTGCTTGGTGTGACGGGGTCGGGAAAGACATTTACCTTAGCAAATGTCATTGCCCAGGCACAGCGTCCGACTATTGTATTGGCGCCAAACAAAACCTTGGCCGCTCAGTTGTTTGGAGAAATGAAGGCGTTTTTCCCTAACAATGCGGTTGAGTATTTCGTCTCTTATTATGATTATTACCAGCCGGAAGCTTATGTACCCACTACGGATACATTTATTGAGAAAGATGCTTCTGTCAATGCCCATATTGAGCAAATGCGCTTATCTGCTACCAAAGCTTTACTGGAAAGAAAAGATGCCATTATTGTTGCTTCTGTCTCCGCTATCTATGGTTTGGGCGATCCCGATTCCTATTTGAAAATGATGCTCCACTTACGTCGGGGAGATGTGGTTGATCAGCGGGCAATGCTCAGACGCTTAGCTGAGTTGCAGTATTCTCGCAATGAAGTCGGGTTTGAACGGGGGCAATTTCGGGTACGTGGTGAAGTGATCGACATTTTTCCGGCTGAATCTGAAAGTGAAGCGGTCCGGGTGGAGATGTTTGATGATGAAATTGAACACATCAGCTTGTTTGATCCACTAACCGGTGCTGTGATTCAGAAAGATTTACCGCGTTATACGGTCTATCCGAAAACCCATTACGTCACGCCAAGAGAGCGGATTCTTGATGCCATTGAGCAGATCAAAGCGGAGCTGAAAACCCGGCAAGCCTACTTTATTGAGCATAATAAATTGCTGGAAGAACAACGGATTTCCCAACGTACGCAATTTGATGTCGAAATGATGAATGAATTGGGGTTTTGCTCTGGGATTGAAAACTACTCCCGTTATCTGAGTGGTAGAAATGAGGGTGAGCCGCCACCTACATTATTTGATTATTTACCTCACGATGGGATTCTCATTATTGATGAATCGCATGTGACAGTGCCTCAAATCGGCGCGATGTATAAAGGAGACCGCTCCAGAAAAGAGACCTTGGTTGAATTTGGATTTCGCTTGCCTTCAGCTTTAGATAACCGGCCTTTAAAATTTGAAGAGTTTGAAGCATTAGCACCCCAGACGATTTTTGTATCGGCTACCCCCAGTGCTTATGAAGTGGATAAATCTGGCGGAGACATTGCGGAACAGGTGGTTCGACCCACTGGATTGTTGGATCCGGAGCTGGAAATTCGTCCGGTTACCACTCAGGTTGATGATTTATTATCTGAAATACGGCTTCGCAGTGCTCAAGATGAGCGGGTGTTGGTGACAACACTAACCAAACGGATGGCGGAAGATTTAACCGAGTATCTGCAGGAACATCATGTCAAAGTGCGTTATTTGCATTCTGACATTGATACTGTTGAGCGGGTCGAAATCATTCGCGATCTTCGCTTGGGTGAATTCGATGTGCTGGTGGGAATTAACCTGTTGCGAGAAGGATTGGATATGCCGGAAGTCTCTTTGGTTGCCATTCTTGACGCAGACAAAGAAGGATTCTTACGGTCAGAACGTTCTTTGATCCAAACCATCGGACGTGCAGCCCGAAATCTTCGCGGTAAAGCGATTCTGTATGCTGATCGGGTCACTGGTTCGATGAAACGGGCGATAGATGAAACGAACCGTCGTCGTGAAAAACAACAGCGCTATAATGAAGAGATGGGGCTTGAGCCTCAAGCATTGCGTAAAGATGTCAAAGATATCCTGGAAATTGGTGATATCACCAAATCCAGACAGAAGCGTAAAGCTCCGCAGCGGCCATTGTCTCAAGTCGCAGAGCCAGATTCTGAATATGGTTCTCTCACGCCACAACAGCTTGAAAAAGAGATCAGTAAGCTGGAATCACAAATGTACCAATATGCGCAGAATCTTGAATTTGAACAGGCAGCGCAAAAACGGGATGAAATCGAGAAACTTCGCGAACAATTTATCATCAACAGCTAA
- a CDS encoding SDR family NAD(P)-dependent oxidoreductase, with protein sequence MRGLNNKVALVTGAANGIGLAIAKRLYAEGVNIALADWNEEQLAKAIEDFDKQRVSAHTIDVSNPDKVEALIATVVARFGKLDILVNNAGVHVPGSVIEGSIDDWKKISSVNIDGVVYCAKFALPELLKTKGCMINTASVSGIGGDWGAAFYCASKGAVVNLTRAMALDHGADGVRINAVCPSLVKTNMTNGWAQDIRDKFNERIALGRAAEPEEIASVVTFLASDDASFINGVNLPVDGGATASDGQPKIV encoded by the coding sequence ATGAGAGGCCTAAACAATAAAGTAGCCCTAGTCACTGGAGCCGCCAATGGTATTGGTCTGGCTATCGCAAAACGCCTCTACGCAGAAGGGGTTAACATTGCTCTGGCGGACTGGAATGAAGAACAGCTTGCTAAAGCCATTGAAGATTTTGATAAACAACGTGTCTCCGCTCACACCATCGATGTTTCTAACCCAGACAAAGTGGAAGCGCTGATTGCCACTGTCGTCGCCCGTTTCGGAAAACTCGATATTCTGGTGAACAATGCTGGTGTACATGTTCCGGGCTCGGTTATTGAAGGCAGTATCGATGACTGGAAGAAAATATCTTCAGTCAATATTGACGGTGTTGTCTATTGCGCTAAATTTGCCTTACCTGAATTGCTGAAAACTAAAGGCTGCATGATTAATACCGCCTCTGTTTCCGGCATAGGCGGTGACTGGGGTGCGGCATTCTATTGTGCCAGTAAAGGGGCAGTCGTGAACCTGACTCGTGCGATGGCACTGGATCACGGTGCCGATGGGGTTCGTATCAATGCCGTCTGCCCGAGTCTGGTGAAAACCAACATGACCAACGGCTGGGCGCAGGACATTCGCGATAAATTCAATGAACGAATTGCGTTGGGCCGAGCGGCCGAACCGGAAGAAATTGCATCAGTGGTCACTTTCCTCGCAAGCGATGACGCCTCGTTCATTAACGGCGTGAACCTACCAGTAGACGGTGGGGCGACTGCATCTGACGGTCAGCCTAAAATCGTATAA
- the yvcK gene encoding uridine diphosphate-N-acetylglucosamine-binding protein YvcK, whose translation MNSYQKRLYQEKKVVAIGGGHGLGRVLAAIRDFGSNATGIVATTDNGGSTGRIRHCQGGIAWGDTRNCINQLITEPSTASMMFEYRFRGQGELDGHNLGNLMLTALDNLSVRPLEAINLIRTLLNVSINILPMSEHPADLSAHAINGNIVTGETNVDEMTEELIRLELSPQVPATHEAIEAIHHADAILLGPGSFLTSIMPPLLLPELGKAIAKNRQAVLIYIDNLAPEYGPAQKMDLNRKLIWCQRACGGRLADLILCETPPDRYPADCQIITRNLASPDKGWRHEREKLKQVIEEQLINELYNK comes from the coding sequence ATGAATTCTTATCAAAAAAGACTCTACCAAGAGAAAAAAGTTGTTGCGATTGGCGGAGGACATGGACTCGGGCGTGTATTAGCTGCGATCCGCGATTTTGGTTCCAATGCAACCGGCATTGTTGCAACAACGGATAACGGCGGCTCGACGGGACGGATCCGTCACTGTCAGGGTGGAATTGCCTGGGGAGACACGCGGAATTGTATCAACCAGCTGATTACCGAGCCCTCGACCGCTTCGATGATGTTTGAATACCGCTTCCGAGGACAAGGTGAGCTTGATGGACATAATTTAGGGAATCTGATGTTAACTGCGTTGGATAACTTATCCGTCCGGCCACTTGAAGCGATTAATTTGATTCGTACCCTGCTCAATGTATCGATCAATATCCTGCCAATGTCAGAACACCCGGCCGATCTCTCGGCACATGCCATTAATGGCAATATCGTCACGGGAGAAACCAATGTGGATGAAATGACCGAAGAACTCATACGGCTAGAACTTTCTCCGCAAGTGCCGGCAACACATGAAGCAATCGAAGCAATTCATCATGCAGATGCAATTCTGCTTGGCCCCGGTAGTTTTTTGACCAGCATCATGCCGCCGTTATTACTGCCTGAGTTGGGTAAAGCGATTGCGAAAAACCGCCAAGCCGTTCTGATTTATATTGACAACCTCGCCCCGGAATACGGGCCTGCCCAGAAGATGGATCTCAACCGAAAACTCATTTGGTGCCAACGGGCTTGTGGCGGACGACTGGCGGATTTGATTTTGTGTGAGACACCACCTGATCGATATCCCGCAGATTGTCAGATAATTACTCGTAACCTTGCCTCCCCGGATAAAGGATGGCGTCACGAACGGGAAAAACTGAAGCAAGTCATTGAAGAACAGCTCATCAACGAGCTATATAACAAATAA
- the luxO gene encoding quorum-sensing sigma-54 dependent transcriptional regulator LuxO has protein sequence MQSEQLPQKSRYLLMVEDTASVAVLYRTYLEPLNIDINIVGTGKEALESLEKREPDLILLDLRLPDMTGMDVLHEVKRKYPDVPVIFMTAHGSIDTAVEAMRYGAQDFLIKPCEADRLRVTVNNAIRKASKIKSDSDDPRSQNYQGFIGSSQTMQAVYRTIDSAAASKASIFITGESGTGKEVCAEAIHAASRRGDKPFIAINCAAIPKDLIESELFGHVKGAFTGAATDRQGAAELADGGTLFLDELCEMDLDLQTKLLRFIQTGTFQKVGSSKMKSVDVRFVCATNRDPWKEVQEGRFREDLYYRLYVIPLHLPPLRERGDDVIEIAYSLLGYMSKEEEKDFVRLAAEVVERFRQYEWPGNVRQLQNVLRNVVVLNHGKEITLSMLPPPLNQPKESYLRLVQPMMEERKPSVHEIFPLWMTEKMAIENAIDACEGNIPKAAGYLEVSPSTIYRKLQSWNAEEKA, from the coding sequence ATGCAATCTGAACAGTTACCACAAAAAAGTAGATATCTACTGATGGTTGAAGATACAGCGTCTGTTGCTGTGCTGTATCGAACCTATCTTGAGCCTCTGAATATTGACATCAATATTGTCGGTACGGGGAAAGAGGCGTTAGAGAGTCTTGAAAAAAGAGAACCCGATCTGATTCTGCTTGATTTACGGCTTCCGGATATGACAGGGATGGACGTCTTACATGAGGTGAAACGGAAATACCCGGATGTCCCCGTCATTTTCATGACGGCTCATGGCTCAATTGATACGGCTGTTGAAGCCATGCGCTACGGTGCTCAGGATTTTCTCATTAAACCATGCGAAGCTGACCGATTACGCGTTACAGTCAATAATGCGATTCGTAAAGCTTCAAAAATTAAGAGTGATTCCGATGATCCGCGCAGCCAAAACTATCAGGGATTCATCGGCAGTAGTCAAACTATGCAGGCCGTGTATCGAACGATTGACTCTGCGGCAGCGAGTAAGGCCAGTATCTTTATCACTGGAGAAAGTGGCACCGGGAAAGAAGTATGTGCTGAAGCCATTCATGCTGCAAGTCGGCGAGGTGATAAACCTTTTATTGCGATTAACTGTGCAGCCATTCCGAAAGATTTAATTGAGAGTGAACTGTTCGGTCACGTGAAAGGGGCTTTTACAGGGGCAGCAACGGATCGACAAGGCGCTGCGGAGCTCGCTGATGGCGGAACGCTATTTCTGGATGAGCTCTGTGAGATGGATTTGGACTTACAGACGAAGCTGTTGCGGTTTATCCAAACCGGTACATTCCAGAAAGTCGGTTCATCAAAAATGAAAAGTGTTGATGTTCGCTTTGTGTGTGCGACAAACCGTGACCCGTGGAAAGAGGTTCAGGAGGGTCGTTTCCGGGAAGATTTATATTATCGTTTATATGTCATCCCGCTTCACCTGCCGCCCCTTCGGGAGCGTGGTGATGATGTCATCGAAATCGCATATTCTTTGCTCGGTTATATGTCCAAAGAAGAAGAGAAAGATTTTGTTCGCCTTGCCGCTGAAGTCGTGGAACGTTTTAGACAGTACGAATGGCCGGGCAATGTTCGTCAATTGCAGAATGTTTTACGTAATGTTGTGGTACTGAATCATGGCAAAGAAATTACGCTGAGTATGTTACCACCGCCATTGAATCAACCGAAAGAAAGTTATCTTCGTTTGGTTCAACCGATGATGGAAGAGAGGAAACCTTCAGTCCATGAGATATTTCCGCTCTGGATGACTGAAAAAATGGCAATCGAAAATGCCATTGATGCCTGTGAAGGAAATATTCCGAAAGCCGCAGGTTATCTGGAAGTGAGTCCTTCAACCATCTACCGTAAGTTACAGTCTTGGAATGCAGAAGAGAAAGCATAG
- a CDS encoding LysR family transcriptional regulator, translating to MEFRYLKYFVAVAQTRHFTRAAEQLGIAQPPLSQQIKKLEHELGVDLFKRLSRGVELTKAGEVFYTDAVNLLTDVERAMAKVRQIARGENTEVKIGFATSTSTSIQVLEKMGCLQNEGLNLKTAELPMSELAAQLKNKQLDIAIMRLPCYASESFERRTLFEDPFVAVIPKGHPLAQFQRIQMKQLREQKILLFPRETGPALFDGMNTLFADAGIRLEPQFSAPQLRTTIAMAQAGLGIAIVPYSLAEHLDDSAVVASIEGIQLTSRIVVAWEASNLNKQVLKVVAKIGKTDE from the coding sequence ATGGAATTCCGTTACCTGAAGTATTTCGTCGCTGTTGCTCAGACGCGCCATTTTACAAGAGCTGCTGAACAACTAGGGATTGCACAGCCACCATTGAGTCAGCAGATTAAAAAGCTGGAACATGAGCTAGGTGTAGACTTGTTTAAACGTCTATCCAGAGGGGTAGAGCTGACTAAGGCTGGAGAAGTGTTTTATACCGATGCGGTGAATTTGCTCACTGATGTGGAGCGGGCAATGGCGAAAGTCAGGCAGATTGCCCGGGGTGAAAATACAGAAGTAAAAATTGGTTTCGCAACGTCCACTTCAACCAGTATTCAGGTGCTGGAAAAAATGGGTTGTCTTCAGAATGAGGGGCTCAATCTGAAAACCGCCGAGTTGCCGATGTCGGAGTTGGCCGCACAATTGAAGAATAAACAGTTAGATATTGCGATTATGCGGCTGCCTTGTTATGCCAGTGAGTCTTTTGAGCGCCGGACGTTGTTTGAGGATCCGTTTGTGGCGGTGATTCCTAAGGGGCATCCGTTAGCGCAGTTTCAGCGTATTCAGATGAAACAGCTCCGAGAGCAGAAAATTTTACTGTTTCCACGTGAAACCGGCCCCGCTCTGTTTGATGGAATGAATACACTTTTCGCAGATGCCGGTATACGGCTCGAACCACAATTTTCCGCGCCGCAACTGCGCACGACGATTGCGATGGCGCAGGCCGGGCTGGGGATTGCGATTGTGCCATATTCACTGGCGGAACACTTGGACGATTCCGCGGTCGTCGCGAGTATTGAAGGTATACAGTTGACCAGCCGGATCGTGGTCGCTTGGGAAGCCTCAAATCTGAATAAACAAGTGCTAAAAGTGGTGGCAAAGATTGGTAAAACAGATGAATGA